The following coding sequences lie in one Sedimentibacter sp. MB35-C1 genomic window:
- a CDS encoding single-stranded DNA-binding protein produces the protein MNDKQMQSNYIRIVGKINSNLEFSHEVFGEKFYEFSMEVPRLSDTKDLLPVIISERLINDIDMSPGNFIVIDGQFRSYNRYEETSNKLLLRVFVRDILLPGDEFEELIRHPNEVFLNGYLCKETKFRTTPFGREITDMLIAVNRSYNKSDYIPCIAWGRNARYCEKLEVGDHIKIWGRIQSRKYQKKCENDTYETKTAYEVSVTKLEHIKTENNRKRDVEDNEDNEDDFEE, from the coding sequence ATGAACGATAAACAGATGCAGTCAAACTATATAAGGATTGTCGGAAAAATAAACAGTAATTTGGAATTCAGCCACGAAGTATTCGGAGAAAAGTTCTACGAATTTTCTATGGAAGTACCTAGATTAAGCGACACCAAGGATTTGCTGCCTGTTATAATATCTGAAAGGCTGATAAATGATATTGACATGAGTCCCGGAAATTTCATTGTTATTGACGGTCAATTCAGATCCTATAACAGATATGAAGAAACAAGCAATAAACTTCTTCTTAGAGTATTTGTAAGAGATATACTGCTACCCGGTGACGAATTTGAAGAACTAATAAGGCACCCAAATGAAGTTTTTCTTAATGGATATCTCTGCAAAGAAACAAAATTCAGAACTACGCCTTTCGGCAGAGAAATTACAGATATGCTGATTGCTGTTAACAGGTCATATAACAAATCAGACTATATACCATGCATAGCGTGGGGGAGAAATGCTAGGTACTGTGAAAAGTTAGAGGTTGGAGACCATATAAAAATATGGGGAAGAATTCAGAGCAGGAAATATCAGAAAAAATGTGAAAACGATACCTATGAAACGAAGACAGCATATGAAGTATCTGTTACAAAATTAGAACATATAAAGACAGAAAACAACAGAAAAAGAGATGTTGAAGATAATGAAGATAATGAAGATGATTTTGAGGAATAA
- the ychF gene encoding redox-regulated ATPase YchF: MKLGIVGLPNVGKSTLFNAITSAGAESANYPFCTIEPNVGVVEVPDKRLNFLTKMSNSGKTVPAVIEFFDIAGLVKGASKGEGLGNKFLSHIREVEAIVHVVRCFDDENVIHVESSVNPIRDIEIIELELVLADLEVMAKRLERLSKLVKNDKSLLPELELVKKIVSALENEKQARFLDYTDEELKLLKTFNLITAKPVLYAANVDEDYLSDPSENKYVEDVKKHAAQDNSEVITVCGKIEEEISVLEDDEKIEFLQELGLEESGLDKLIRASYKLLGLISFFTTGPMESKAWTIIDGTKAPQAAGKIHSDIERGFIRAEVTSYEDAEKYGTMQVVKEKGLMRLEGKEYTVQDGDIILFRFNV; the protein is encoded by the coding sequence ATGAAATTAGGAATAGTAGGGCTTCCAAACGTAGGCAAAAGTACATTGTTTAATGCAATAACTTCAGCAGGAGCTGAATCTGCAAATTATCCATTTTGTACAATTGAGCCCAATGTTGGTGTAGTGGAAGTTCCAGATAAAAGATTGAACTTTTTAACTAAAATGAGCAATTCAGGAAAAACGGTTCCTGCAGTTATAGAATTTTTTGATATAGCCGGGCTTGTGAAAGGAGCCAGCAAAGGCGAGGGGCTTGGAAACAAATTTCTTTCACATATCAGAGAAGTTGAGGCTATAGTCCATGTTGTAAGATGCTTTGATGATGAAAATGTAATACATGTGGAAAGTTCAGTAAACCCAATAAGAGATATAGAAATAATTGAGCTTGAGCTTGTGCTGGCAGATCTGGAAGTGATGGCAAAAAGACTTGAAAGGCTAAGCAAGCTGGTTAAAAATGACAAATCGCTTCTACCTGAGCTTGAGCTTGTAAAGAAAATAGTAAGTGCGCTGGAAAATGAAAAGCAAGCAAGATTCTTAGATTATACAGATGAAGAGCTGAAACTGCTTAAAACCTTTAATCTGATTACTGCTAAGCCTGTACTTTATGCTGCAAATGTTGATGAAGACTACCTTTCAGACCCTTCAGAAAACAAATATGTTGAAGATGTAAAAAAACACGCTGCCCAAGATAACTCAGAAGTTATTACTGTTTGCGGAAAAATAGAAGAAGAAATTTCAGTTCTGGAAGATGATGAAAAAATTGAGTTTCTCCAAGAGCTGGGGCTTGAAGAATCAGGACTCGATAAACTAATAAGAGCAAGTTATAAGCTTCTAGGATTGATTAGCTTTTTTACAACAGGTCCCATGGAGTCCAAAGCTTGGACAATTATAGACGGAACCAAAGCTCCACAGGCAGCCGGAAAAATTCATTCCGATATAGAAAGAGGATTTATCCGTGCAGAAGTAACCTCATATGAGGATGCCGAAAAATATGGAACCATGCAGGTTGTTAAAGAAAAAGGTCTGATGCGCCTGGAAGGAAAGGAATATACTGTACAAGACGGAGACATCATCCTATTTAGGTTTAATGTATAG
- a CDS encoding iron-containing alcohol dehydrogenase family protein: MNTQLFPGYTIGPDAYKEVVKICSPFGKKAVVIGGERAINAAKNKIQESVKGSELEITGFFPYGGEASVENIERLNSIPEVIEANMIFAVGGGKAMDTCKVLAQRTNRKFFTFPTIASTCAACTSLGILYHPDGSLREYSFSTIPATHIFIDSEIIAQASDKYLWAGIGDSMAKYYESSVSSRGDELKHSQAMGVYVANMCSKPFVKYGIKALDDCKNNRVSSELEEIILGVIISTGFVSNLVSIDITTGLAHAIYNGFTIIPQIEKYGHLHGEIVSYGILILLIVDKQEKEFERIFNFNKTIGLPTKLEDIHCSMDDVDSVIEKALKGIDVRHYPYKVTPEMIKNAFEYLESYNKNI; encoded by the coding sequence GAAAGAGCTATAAATGCCGCTAAAAATAAAATTCAGGAGTCTGTAAAAGGAAGTGAGCTTGAAATCACAGGCTTTTTCCCATACGGAGGAGAAGCTTCGGTGGAAAACATCGAAAGATTGAATTCCATACCCGAAGTGATTGAGGCAAACATGATTTTCGCTGTTGGGGGAGGCAAAGCAATGGATACATGTAAGGTGCTGGCTCAAAGGACTAACAGGAAATTCTTTACGTTTCCTACTATAGCATCTACATGTGCTGCATGTACTAGCCTTGGTATATTATATCATCCAGACGGATCATTGAGAGAATATTCATTTTCAACTATTCCGGCAACTCACATATTTATCGACAGCGAAATAATAGCGCAGGCGTCTGATAAATATCTTTGGGCAGGAATAGGCGATTCCATGGCGAAATATTATGAAAGTTCTGTATCCAGCAGAGGAGATGAACTGAAACATTCACAGGCGATGGGTGTGTACGTGGCAAATATGTGCAGTAAACCCTTTGTAAAATATGGAATTAAAGCCTTGGATGATTGTAAAAATAATAGGGTATCTAGTGAATTGGAAGAAATAATACTTGGTGTTATTATATCAACAGGTTTTGTTTCAAATCTTGTTAGCATAGATATAACAACAGGCCTTGCACATGCAATATACAACGGGTTTACAATAATACCGCAAATTGAGAAATATGGACATTTGCATGGTGAAATAGTTTCATATGGTATTTTAATTTTGCTCATAGTTGATAAACAAGAAAAGGAATTTGAACGAATTTTTAATTTCAACAAAACTATAGGTTTGCCCACAAAGCTTGAAGATATACATTGCTCAATGGACGATGTGGATAGTGTAATAGAAAAGGCATTGAAAGGTATAGACGTGCGTCATTATCCGTACAAAGTTACACCGGAAATGATAAAGAATGCTTTTGAATATCTGGAGTCATATAACAAAAATATTTAG